In the genome of Desulfofalx alkaliphila DSM 12257, the window GTTGGACTGGGCGGCACTAAAAAAAGTGCTGCAAGTGGCCGGGGATAAGCTGGTGGATCCAGAGACCGGAGAGACAGTTCCAGGGGTAGTTGTGGTTGAACGTCAACCTAAGTTTTCAGTGGAGGTGTAGCGATGAGCGCAGA includes:
- a CDS encoding host-nuclease inhibitor Gam family protein, which encodes PYGTLKMRAQQPQYQRDDAAIKEWARVNRPEVLVQQEPKLDWAALKKVLQVAGDKLVDPETGETVPGVVVVERQPKFSVEV